One Dioscorea cayenensis subsp. rotundata cultivar TDr96_F1 chromosome 17, TDr96_F1_v2_PseudoChromosome.rev07_lg8_w22 25.fasta, whole genome shotgun sequence DNA window includes the following coding sequences:
- the LOC120281165 gene encoding CASP-like protein 1F2 — MENNSNTTTTNNNNKGGEEISIIQQKQNKVMKRNSNGGYPIGQGFFRAVSAMATFAAALLMALNQETHTIDGFPMHASYHSSPAFRFFLYGNGIACGYSLVSLPLVSVFGTSYLMHLFDMLAMGLVMGCATGAAAIGYVGKHGNNHIGWIQVCGYYEKFCKQMTFSVGCSYLGCLLLLAVSALSSANKLI; from the exons aTGGAAAACAACagcaacaccaccaccaccaacaacaacaacaaaggaggagaagaaatATCAATAATACAGCAGAAGCAAAACAAAGTGATGAAAAGAAACAGTAATGGTGGATACCCAATAGGCCAAGGTTTCTTCAGAGCAGTCTCAGCCATGGCCACTTTTGCTGCAGCTTTACTCATGGCTCTCAATCAAGAAACCCATACCATTGATGGTTTCCCCATGCATGCCAGCTATCACTCCTCTCCTGCATTCag GTTCTTCTTGTATGGGAATGGGATTGCATGTGGATACTCATTGGTTTCATTGCCTTTAGTTTCTGTGTTTGGAACAAGCTATCTCATGCACTTGTTTGATATG TTGGCAATGGGATTAGTGATGGGATGTGCAACAGGAGCAGCAGCAATTGGGTATGTTGGGAAGCATGGGAACAATCATATTGGATGGATTCAAGTGTGTGGTTATTATGAGAAGTTTTGCAAGCAAATGACATTCTCTGTTGGCTGTTCATATCTTGGATGTCTCCTACTTTTGGCTGTCTCTGCACTCTCTTCTGCTAATAAGCTCATttga
- the LOC120281166 gene encoding CASP-like protein 1F1, which produces MANCRSGQAFIRALAAIATLTAALLMGLTQHTVDFGVISMHASYKSSIAFEFFMYGNAIASGYSLFSLLLMAFLGNSYFMHMLDMMAMGGVMGIATGAAAIGYVGKYGNNKIGWGQVCPYLGNYCNKMMYSFGASYLGFILLFIVSLFSAIRKSN; this is translated from the exons ATGGCTAATTGTAGATCAGGCCAAGCTTTTATTAGAGCTCTTGCTGCAATTGCAACCTTAACTGCTGCATTACTCATGGGACTCACTCAGCATACTGTTGATTTTGGAGTCATATCTATGCATGCAAGCTATAAATCTTCTATAGCATTCGA gtTTTTCATGTACGGTAATGCCATTGCATCTGGATATTCATTGTTCTCCTTGCTTTTAATGGCTTTTTTAGGCAACAGTTACTTTATGCATATGCTTGACATG ATGGCAATGGGAGGAGTGATGGGAATAGCAACAGGGGCAGCAGCAATTGGGTATGTGGGTAAATATGGAAATAACAAGATTGGTTGGGGTCAAGTTTGTCCATATTTAGGGAACTACTGCAACAAAATGATGTACTCTTTCGGAGCTTCTTATCTTGGCTTCATTTTGCTCTTCATTGTCTCTCTTTTCTCTGCAATTCGTAAATCCAATTGA
- the LOC120281334 gene encoding cellulose synthase-like protein D1: MASPTTKPPVKFARRTSSGRVVSLSRDDDIDISLSGEFTASTSGGPNDYMNYTVLMPPTPDNQPYFASSGASTSKPDDHPLPPYGQNAKRRGGGGGGEDGSTSGAKMERMMSVMNSTKSMLLRSQTGDFDHNRWLFETKGTYGIGNAFWPQDNGNFAEEGDGVCMTDFLDKPWKPLTRKVRIPTGILSPYRLLMMVRLVALVFFLVWRVSNPNEDSMWLWGLSIVCELWFAFSWILDQLPKLNPINRATDLAALQEKFETPSPSNPHGRSDLPGIDVFISTADPEKEPPLVTANTILSILATEYPVEKIFVYISDDGAALLTFEAMAEASSFAQVWVPFCRKHNIEPRNPESYFALKGDPTKNKKRPDFVKDRRWIKREYDEFKVRINGLPDVISRRAKSLNNREQKKEVNLARERGEPVDTVKFVKATWMADCTHWPGTWAVPSKDHSKGDHAGILQVMIKIPDHDPVYGNPGDHQFIDFTGIDTRLPMFAYVSREKRPGYDHNKKAGAMNALVRASAILSNGPFILNFDCDHYIYNCMAIREGMCFMMDRGGDRICYIQFPQRFEGIDPSDRYANHNTVFFDGNMRALDGLQGPMYVGTGCLFRRYALYGFDPPRAHEYTGLYGQHKQPMRKVTAQDGENAQGSPYMNPDLELPRKFGNSTMLIESIAVAEYQGRPLADHPGVKNGRPPGALLVPRPPLDAPTVAEAVSVISCWYEDKTEWGTRIGWIYGSVTEDVVTGYRMHNRGWRSVYCITKRDAFRGTAPINLTDRLHQVLRWATGSVEIFFSRNNAFCASRRLKFLQRVAYLNVGIYPFTSIFLVTYCFLPAFSLFSGKFIVQGLDATFLSYLLIISITLTLLSLLEVKWSGIALEELWRNEQFWVIGGTSAHLAAVFQGLLKVIAGIEISFTLTSKSANEDEDDIYADLYLIKWTSLFIPPLTIIVVNIAAIVVGLSRTIYSEIPQWGKLFGGLFFSFWVLAHMYPFAKGLMGRRGRLPTIVYVWSGLVAITCSLLWIAIDPPSDTISGGNITV; the protein is encoded by the exons ATGGCATCTCCGACCACAAAACCTCCTGTGAAATTTGCTCGTCGGACTTCGAGTGGCCGTGTTGTCAGCCTTTCTCGTGATGATGACATTGACATTTCACTTTCCGGTGAATTTACAGCCAGCACTTCTGGTGGTCCTAATGATTACATGAACTACACTGTTCTCATGCCCCCCACTCCCGACAACCAACCTTACTTTGCCTCTTCTGGCGCTTCAACCTCGAAACCCGATGACCATCCTCTTCCACCTTATGGGCAAAATGCCAAACGAcgaggtggtggtggaggtggagaAGATGGAAGCACTTCAGGGGCAAAGATGGAGCGGATGATGTCGGTGATGAATTCAACCAAGTCAATGTTGCTTCGTAGCCAAACAGGAGACTTCGACCACAACCGATGGTTGTTTGAAACCAAAGGTACTTATGGCATTGGGAATGCTTTCTGGCCACAAGACAATGGCAATTTTGCTGAAGAAGGTGATGGAGTTTGCATGACTGATTTTTTGGACAAACCATGGAAACCACTCACCCGAAAAGTCAGGATCCCTACAGGAATTCTCAGTCCTTACAG GCTTCTGATGATGGTTCGGCTGGTGGCCTTGGTGTTTTTCTTGGTATGGCGAGTGTCTAACCCAAATGAAGATTCAATGTGGTTATGGGGGTTATCCATTGTGTGTGAATTATGGTTCGCCTTCTCATGGATATTAGACCAACTTCCTAAACTAAACCCTATCAATCGAGCGACTGATCTTGCTGCACTTCAAGAAAAGTTTGAAACCCCATCCCCTTCAAATCCTCATGGTCGTTCAGATCTTCCTGGCATTGATGTATTCATCTCCACAGCTGACCCTGAGAAAGAACCTCCTTTAGTCACTGCTAACACCATCCTCTCAATTCTTGCCACTGAGTACCCAGTCGAGAAGATTTTTGTTTACATATCTGATGATGGTGCTGCATTGCTAACTTTTGAGGCTATGGCTGAGGCTTCTAGCTTTGCTCAAGTCTGGGTTCCTTTTTGCCGCAAGCACAACATTGAGCCTCGCAATCCAGAAAGTTACTTTGCATTGAAGGGTGACCCtacaaagaataagaaaagacCAGATTTTGTCAAAGATAGACGATGGATCAAAAGAGAGTACGATGAATTCAAAGTGAGGATTAATGGTCTCCCAGATGTGATTAGCAGGAGAGCTAAATCATTAAACAATCGTGAACAGAAGAAAGAGGTGAATCTTGCTAGAGAAAGAGGTGAGCCTGTTGATACTGTTAAATTTGTTAAGGCTACTTGGATGGCAGACTGCACACACTGGCCTGGCACTTGGGCTGTTCCCTCTAAAGACCACTCCAAAGGCGACCATGCTGGTATTCTTCAAGTGATGATCAAAATCCCAGATCACGACCCTGTTTATGGCAATCCAGGTGACCACCAATTCATAGATTTCACTGGAATTGATACCAGGTTACCAATGTTCGCTTACGTCTCCAGGGAGAAGCGTCCTGGTTATGATCATAATAAAAAAGCGGGTGCCATGAATGCTCTAGTCCGGGCATCCGCTATCCTCTCCAACGGTCCCTTCATCCTCAACTTCGATTGTGATCACTATATCTACAACTGTATGGCCATTCGCGAGGGGATGTGCTTTATGATGGATCGTGGTGGTGACCGCATTTGCTACATCCAGTTCCCACAGCGATTTGAAGGTATTGATCCGTCAGACCGCTATGCCAACCACAACACTGTCTTCTTTGATGGCAACATGAGAGCACTTGATGGCCTCCAAGGGCCTATGTATGTGGGTACTGGTTGTTTGTTTCGACGATACGCTCTCTATGGATTTGATCCACCACGTGCTCATGAGTACACAGGTTTATATGGGCAACACAAACAACCAATGCGGAAGGTGACGGCACAAGATGGGGAAAATGCTCAAGGGTCACCTTATATGAACCCGGATTTGGAGTTGCCAAGAAAATTTGGGAATTCGACCATGCTAATAGAATCTATAGCTGTTGCAGAGTATCAAGGTCGACCACTTGCTGACCATCCTGGGGTGAAGAATGGGCGGCCTCCTGGTGCTTTACTTGTACCGCGACCACCGCTGGATGCACCAACAGTGGCAGAGGCTGTCTCGGTGATATCTTGTTG GTATGAAGACAAGACTGAGTGGGGCACCCGTATTGGTTGGATCTACGGCTCAGTCACTGAAGATGTGGTCACCGGTTATCGCATGCACAATCGTGGTTGGCGCTCAGTCTACTGCATAACCAAGCGTGATGCTTTCCGTGGCACCGCTCCAATCAATCTTACAGACCGTCTCCATCAGGTCCTTCGCTGGGCCACTGGCTCTGTTGAGATCTTCTTCTCCCGCAACAATGCTTTTTGTGCCTCTCGCCGCCTCAAATTCCTCCAACGGGTTGCCTACCTCAATGTTGGCATCTATCCCTTCACCTCCATTTTCCTTGTTACCTATTGCTTCCTTCCTGCCTTTTCCCTCTTCTCCGGCAAATTCATCGTCCAAGGCCTTGATGCCACATTCCTCTCCTACCTCCTAATCATAAGCATCACTCTCACTCTACTCTCCCTTCTCGAAGTTAAATGGTCCGGCATTGCTCTCGAAGAGCTCTGGCGCAATGAGCAATTCTGGGTCATTGGTGGCACCTCTGCACATCTTGCTGCCGTCTTTCAAGGCCTACTCAAAGTCATTGCAGGCATTGAAATATCGTTCACTTTGACTTCAAAATCCgctaatgaagatgaagacgatATTTATGCCGATCTGTATCTTATAAAGTGGACAAGCTTGTTTATACCTCCATTGACAATTATCGTTGTAAACATCGCGGCGATTGTTGTCGGTCTTTCAAGGACCATATATAGTGAGATACCGCAATGGGGGAAGTTGTTTGGAGGgttgttctttagtttttggGTGCTTGCTCATATGTATCCCTTTGCTAAAGGGCTGATGGGAAGGAGAGGGAGGTTGCCTACTATTGTATATGTTTGGTCAGGGCTTGTGGCAATTACTTGTTCTTTGCTTTGGATTGCTATTGATCCTCCAAGTGATACCATCAGTGGAGGGAACATTACTGTTTGA